TTTTGGGAGTCAAGCTTGTATTGCAGACTAACGTCAAGATTGAGACTCAACCCTTCCTGAGATGTGGCGTCGACATTTTCCTTGATATCTTTGAGGCGTGTAGAAAAATTGATTACCTTAGCAAAAGGATTCATCAAATGCACACCTGGATTAAATGTATCATTAGGGACTTGACCAAATAGACTGGCGACTCCAACATTACCTGGTGGTACGATGACTAAAAGTCTGGAAACAGAAGCGAGTAGAGCGATCGCACCAATTAAAATACTCACTCCGCGAATTATCCAGCGCGATCGTTCATTATATATTTTGCCAGAGTTTAAATAGATAAAAATTGCAATCAGGCTTGTTAAAAGAGAAAATATAAAACCCATAAATATTACCTGTAGAGTTAAGAAGCAATCAATACTTAACTACTACAGTATATGCACTAGGTAAGCAACATCATCAAGAGGCTTTTGCTAGCTAATACAAGCTACATATGTACAACAAAACTAGGTAAAAATTTTTCTTCAGACAAACTTAGATGATTAGACCTCTTGCATGAATCCTCAAGCCCCCTCAATCTTCCCGTGAACGGGGGGAAGATTGAATTTCCTCCCCGTAAACGCTTAGGGTGAGGCTGGGGTAAAAAATATTTGTGCAAGAGGTCTATTAACACTTCTACTACTATGTCAATTTTGTTACGAATAATGCTTATTAGCTCGTAATCAGCGCTTTAGCGCTAAAGCGCTGACTACAAACCTATAAATTCAAACTTAACGAAGAACTACTGCTTCATACTCGAACAAAATCACATTTTGTCAAAAATTTTCAATCCTGACATTTCCCAACATGAGATGATAGTTAATTTGCAGCCTGCAAAGTATATCAGCTTGGTAATCCATCCATGAGTCAAATCATTTGGATAGCAAGACACGCTAACCGCCTTGATTTTGTTAACCCTGATTGGTTTCTTACCGCCGAACGACGTTACGATCCGCCTTTGTCTGAAGATGGCTTCATCCAAGCAAAGCAGCTAGCTAATCGCCTCAAGCGAGAAAAAATTGCCCATATTTTCGCTTCGCCTTTCTTGCGAACAGTACAAACTGCAAACGCTGTTGCAGAAGTTCTAGATTTACCAATTAAACTAGAAACTGGTTTGAGTGAATGGCTTAATCCTGCTTGGATGACAGAGAACCCACAAAAACTCTCTATCCCTGCCCTAACTAAATTATTTCCTAGAATAGATATTAGCTACACACCCCGCATTGCTGCTAATTACCCAGAAACTCAACAACAAGTGCGGGCGCGTTCTGGACAAACTGCTAGATGTCTAGCTACAGAATACTCTCCAGACAATATTTTACTGGTGGGACACGGTGCATCCGTACTCGGGGCAGCTATGGGACTTGTTGGGGAAATTGCTGTAACAGAAGTTAAAGCTTCTTTGTGTAGTTTAGTAAAAGTTGTGCGTCAACATCCTGAATGGTTTCTCGAACTTAAGGGAGATACTTCTCACTTAACTCAAGTAGAGGAATTCGTTCGGTTTAATTAAGGATGTTAAGGATTATAGCTAAACCAATTTCTCGTGCTGACTGCTGGTGGATAGTAGATAGTGGTTAGTGGTTAATAGTCGTATATGGACAAACAGTCAACAATCTGTAGGTAATTGAAAACCGATAGTGGTTAATGATAAAAAATCAACTATTAACTACCCATTATTAATGTACAGACACGATGTTCCTCGCGTCTGTACCCACCAACTACTAACTACTAACTTTATATTTATGAGTTTACTACTAGCAGGAGACATCGGCGGGACGAAAACCATTCTACGACTGATGGAGGAAACAGAAGCACCTCTTTTACGTACAGTCTATGAGCAACGTTACCGCAGTGGTGATTTTCTCGATTTAGTGCCAATAGTACAACAGTTTTTGGTCGCAGCTAATACGCCGACACCCCAAAAAGCTTGTTTTGCGATCGCTGGGCCTATAGTTCACAATACTGCCAAGCTCACTAATTTAGCCTGGTTTCTCGATGCCGAACGTCTGCAACAACAACTTGGTATTACTCATGTTTCTTTAATTAATGATTTTACTGCTGTTGCCTATGGGATTTTAGGCTTGGAAGCACAAGACTTTTATACACTTCAAACTGGGAAATCCAATCCAAACGCACCGATTGGGATTATTGGTGCTGGTACTGGTTTAGGACAAGGATTTCTAATCAAACAGGGAAATTTTTATCAAGCTTTTCCTTCTGAAGGTGGACATGCTGATTTTGCCCCTCGGACTGAGTTAGAGTTTCAACTGTTGAAATATTTGCTGGATAAACATAGTATCCAGCGCGTTTCTGTGGAACGAGTAGTTTCTGGGTTAGGAATTGTTTCTATTTACCAATTTTTACGCGATCGCAAAATTGACGACGAATCACCGGAGATTGCCCAAATAGTCAGAACTTGGGAACAAGAGGCTGGAAAACAAGAAAAAAGCGTCGATCCGGGTGCTGCTATTGGTAATGCTGCCTTACAAGGAAGCGATCGCCTTTGTGAACAAACAATGCAGTTATTTATAGAAGCTTACGGCGCGGAAGCAGGCAACCTTGCTCTCAAACTCCTCCCTTACGGTGGTTTATATGTTGCTGGTGGTATTGCCCCAAAAATTCTGTCTTTAATTCAAAAAGGTGATTTCCTATTTAATTTCACCCATAAAGGTAGAATGCGCCCTCTGCTAGAAGAAATACCAGTACATGTTGTAACAAATCAACAAGTTGGTTTGATAGGTGCTGCTATTTACGCTGCTAGGTTATAGTAAATATGCGTAGGACTACAATGCTCTTTTTACACAATTTTACGGGTGCTTTTAGACATTTTACTAAGTTATAACAAACTATCAGCCTACGTAATATTAGCACGTATAAAAGCAAAAACTATGACAAAAAGAGTGTTGTTGTCCCTAATTACTGTGGCTTTAGTATGTAGCGGATTTACACGCGTTGAGGCACGTCCTCCCCAGCGCCCAATGTCTCCTACCAAACCAGCCCCTAATAAACCGATTAAGTCAGAATGGAATTTATTCACTGCTCCAGATGGTAGCTTCGCTGTCTTAATGCCAGGGAGACCTAAAGCCATGACTCAGACTCAAAAAACCTACATGGGGGAAATTAACTTACAACTGTTTGTTGGGCAACAGGCTAACCAAGAAGTGGCTTATGTAGTAGCATACAACGACTTTCCCTATAGCTATGGTCAAATGACCAATCCCCAAATCATACTCAACAATGCCCAAACTATGGCTGTAAAAACTACGCAAAGTAATTTAATTGGTCAGCGTAGCATCCGTAGTTCCAACGGTCATCCTGGCAAAGAAATCGAGTATGTCAACTCTGGTGGAAAAATCACTAAAAACCGCATGTATGTTGCTGATGGACGCTTGTATCAAGTCATGGCGATCGCAACCAAAAAGCAACACAAGACTTTATCTAAAACTATTAATGGATATTTGAATTCTTTCCAATTAGTTTTGAGAAAATGAGGATGAGGATTGACGCAGAGAGTGGGGGGTATGAGGAGTGTGTAGACGCGCAAGCGACTTCCCGCAGGGTGGAGTGGGGGAAGTGTGATTCAGTTATTCAGTTATCAAATTCTATTACTCACTGTTAACTGTTAACTTTTTACTAATTCCCAACCACTAATAACCAACAACTAACAACTACTCAGTAGATTCAAGTGTCAAAGCTGTTGAGTTCAAATTCACAAGCCCTAGAAATCTGTTCTGCTGTAAATGGTTCAAAGCTGACTAATGGCAACCAAGAAGGATTATTAATCAATTCTTTTGCTAATAAGAAGCCTGCAACAGTCCATATTTGATATTTTCTAGCTTGTTTGCCTTGTAGTCGCCCTCTTCTACCATCGTAATATTCTGGCCATTCATCATCCTTGAGGCGGGTTTGGGCAATTTCAATTGCTCTTTCTGCTAGACACACTCTATTAGTTTTAATTGCGGCTGCTGCCAACATCCACATTAAAACGGGCCAATTGCCGCCGTTGTGATAAGACCAAGGTATATTTTTCGGATCGCAGCCAGTAATAATTCTATATTCTTCATTTTCTAAGGCAGGGAAAGTAATTTTCATCGGCATATCTCCGACTAAATCTTCCCAGCGTTTCTCGATTAAAGTCATAATGGCTTGCGATTGTTCTTCGCTTGCAAGATCAGAAATAACCGCAACCAAGTTTCCTAATGCGAAAAAGCGGGTATCCATCTGTGATGGACCGACATTTCCTGCTAGATAACCACCTGTTCTTGGTAGCCACCGATCTAATTCACAATAAGGAAGCGAATCTACATATATATTGAATTGATTGACAGCCCCTTTACCATACTCTTCACCTTTGTAGCGATAAATAGCATTGAGGCGATTTAAGTCTATCCAATAATGTTTACGAATATGAGCGCGTAAAAGAGGTAGGCGGTTATCAATGGCTGTAACAATATCTTGATTGCCTTGGCAAACTAGCAGTTCTCGCCCAGCACACAATGCAGCATAAAATAGAGATTGAATTTCTAAAGGATGCCCGTAGATACCTAGACGACGGTCAATCATACAAGCACCGTCTGGAACCAACAGGGTAGGATACATATCAAAACGTGTCCCTAAAGATAGCTCCATAATTAACTTGATGCCGTGTTGAAAATCGCTTTGATATGCTAATGAATAATCTTTTGTAGCTACTACATAAGCACGTAGTAGTATTACCCACCAAAAACACGAATCTACTGGTGTGACTCTGGCGATCGCATGTTCTCCAAAATCAGCTTCTAAATATTCTTCACCACTTGGAGATACAACTACTTTGAAGCTCGCTGGAATCAAGCCTCGACCGGGTTTATAGGCATCCAACTGATTCTCTTTTGGTTGTAACTTTAAAGTTTCTTCTAGAAAGTTACGAACAATTTCTGTTTTACCTTTAATGAGAAATAGTAGAGCGGAAGAGACAAAATCTCTAATAAAGCATTGGTCATAATTGAGCGCATCTACTGTACTATCAATGGCTGCGATCGTTCCTACTGGACGACCGTTATAGTACATAATTGATTTTTCTAAAACTTCCCATGCTTCTTGTTCTACATTTTCAATTGTTACCCTGTCTTCTAATTGCATCGCCACAAATTCTCCATGTAAATTGTACTTTTGATTAGATAATAAATACACCCTAATTTATTCTTCCCAATATCCTCATCATAACAAGCACATTTTTTCATAAAAAATAAGGATAAATCGTAAATAAGAACAGTTATCTTACTGCTATATGTAGCAGTTTTATGCATTTACATGTGCTTTTTGAATTGCTTTTATGGATGAAAGTAAATTATTTTTGCTAATTAACTATCAATAGCAAAGACTT
Above is a genomic segment from Fischerella sp. JS2 containing:
- a CDS encoding histidine phosphatase family protein; the encoded protein is MSQIIWIARHANRLDFVNPDWFLTAERRYDPPLSEDGFIQAKQLANRLKREKIAHIFASPFLRTVQTANAVAEVLDLPIKLETGLSEWLNPAWMTENPQKLSIPALTKLFPRIDISYTPRIAANYPETQQQVRARSGQTARCLATEYSPDNILLVGHGASVLGAAMGLVGEIAVTEVKASLCSLVKVVRQHPEWFLELKGDTSHLTQVEEFVRFN
- a CDS encoding glucokinase produces the protein MSLLLAGDIGGTKTILRLMEETEAPLLRTVYEQRYRSGDFLDLVPIVQQFLVAANTPTPQKACFAIAGPIVHNTAKLTNLAWFLDAERLQQQLGITHVSLINDFTAVAYGILGLEAQDFYTLQTGKSNPNAPIGIIGAGTGLGQGFLIKQGNFYQAFPSEGGHADFAPRTELEFQLLKYLLDKHSIQRVSVERVVSGLGIVSIYQFLRDRKIDDESPEIAQIVRTWEQEAGKQEKSVDPGAAIGNAALQGSDRLCEQTMQLFIEAYGAEAGNLALKLLPYGGLYVAGGIAPKILSLIQKGDFLFNFTHKGRMRPLLEEIPVHVVTNQQVGLIGAAIYAARL
- a CDS encoding glycoside hydrolase 100 family protein, with protein sequence MQLEDRVTIENVEQEAWEVLEKSIMYYNGRPVGTIAAIDSTVDALNYDQCFIRDFVSSALLFLIKGKTEIVRNFLEETLKLQPKENQLDAYKPGRGLIPASFKVVVSPSGEEYLEADFGEHAIARVTPVDSCFWWVILLRAYVVATKDYSLAYQSDFQHGIKLIMELSLGTRFDMYPTLLVPDGACMIDRRLGIYGHPLEIQSLFYAALCAGRELLVCQGNQDIVTAIDNRLPLLRAHIRKHYWIDLNRLNAIYRYKGEEYGKGAVNQFNIYVDSLPYCELDRWLPRTGGYLAGNVGPSQMDTRFFALGNLVAVISDLASEEQSQAIMTLIEKRWEDLVGDMPMKITFPALENEEYRIITGCDPKNIPWSYHNGGNWPVLMWMLAAAAIKTNRVCLAERAIEIAQTRLKDDEWPEYYDGRRGRLQGKQARKYQIWTVAGFLLAKELINNPSWLPLVSFEPFTAEQISRACEFELNSFDT